The following are from one region of the Capsicum annuum cultivar UCD-10X-F1 chromosome 1, UCD10Xv1.1, whole genome shotgun sequence genome:
- the LOC107879434 gene encoding pectinesterase, whose translation MAKKIVIGGLASILVVACVVAAAVTITTKKSGGDSSSGGGGAASNNAISTSTKSVKAMCQPTDYKEVCEKSLASAKNTSDPKELIKVAFESTITDIKNTIKNTDLMKDAAKDPRTKDALQTCEGLLDVSIDDLRRSFDKVGTFDINKIKDYTDDLKTWISASITYQQTCLDAFQNTTGDTGEKMKKFLKTAGELTSNGLAMISSFGDMLTNMHIAGIKRRLLTTDSDYTSFVDAGSRRLLQVSNIKPNAVVAQDGSGQYKTIKEALKAVPPKNTQTHVILIKAGEYKETVDIPRGMKNVVFIGEGPTKTKITGNKNFADGTATFHTATVAVNGDGFVARDIGFQNTAGAMKHQAVALRVSADKTVIYNCNIDGYQDTLYAHSYRQFYKDCSITGTIDFVFGDASAVFQNCKMIVRKPGDNQACMVTAQGRKDPRGVGAIVLQNCEVRAEPAFTSTQPPIKAYLGRPWKEYSRTIIMQTYIDGFINPEGWAPWNGNFALNTLFYAEYQNKGPGANTDKRVKWAGYKRNISPQEAEKYAPGYFIDQDSWIKKTGISY comes from the exons ATGGCTAAAAAAATAGTCATTGGTGGCTTAGCGTCAATTCTTGTGGTGGCTTGTGTGGTTGCAGCAGCTGTCACCATTACCACCAAAAAGAGTGGGGGCGATTCATccagtggtggtggtggtgctgcTAGCAACAATGCAATTTCAACCTCTACAAAATCTGTGAAAGCAATGTGCCAACCTACTGATTACAAAGAAGTTTGTGAGAAGAGTCTTGCATCAGCCAAGAACACTAGTGACCCAAAGGAACTTATTAAAGTTGCATTTGAATCCACCATCACTGACataaaaaataccataaaaaaCACTGACTTGATGAAGGATGCAGCCAAAGATCCTAGAACCAAAGATGCTCTACAAACTTGTGAAGGTCTTCTTGATGTCTCTATTGATGATCTAAGAAGATCTTTTGATAAAGTTGGCACCTTTGATATCAATAAGATCAAGGATTACACCGATGATCTAAAAACATGGATCAGTGCTTCAATTACTTATCAACAAACTTGCTTAGATGCTTTTCAGAATACAACTGGTGACACTGgtgagaaaatgaagaaatttttaaAGACTGCTGGTGAGCTCACTAGCAATGGCCTTGCCATGATCAGTAGCTTTGGTGACATGCTCACAAACATGCACATCGCGGGCATTAAACGCCGATTATTGACAACTGATTCTGACTACACATCATTCGTCGATGCTGGATCTCGTAGGCTTCTTCAAGTTTCTAATATCAAGCCTAATGCTGTGGTCGCTCAAGATGGAAGTGGACAATACAAGACCATCAAAGAAGCCCTTAAAGCTGTGCCCCCAAAGAACACCCAGACCCATGTTATCTTAATCAAGGCTGGTGAATACAAGGAGACGGTTGATATCCCAAGAGGTATGAAAAACGTTGTGTTTATTGGTGAAGGCCCAACCAAAACCAAGATTACTGGCAACAAGAACTTTGCTGATGGCACTGCCACTTTCCATACTGCCACCGTTG CGGTGAATGGAGATGGTTTCGTAGCGAGGGATATCGGCTTCCAGAACACAGCAGGAGCAATGAAACATCAAGCAGTTGCACTCCGTGTGTCAGCCGATAAGACAGTTATCTACAACTGCAACATTGATGGGTACCAAGATACTCTGTACGCTCATTCCTACAGACAATTCTACAAAGACTGTAGCATCACAGGAACCATTGACTTTGTTTTTGGCGATGCATCTGCCGTGTTCCAAAACTGCAAAATGATTGTAAGGAAACCAGGTGACAACCAAGCTTGCATGGTCACCGCTCAAGGTAGAAAAGACCCTCGTGGGGTCGGTGCAATCGTATTGCAGAACTGCGAAGTCAGGGCAGAGCCAGCATTCACTAGCACCCAGCCACCAATCAAAGCATATCTTGGACGTCCATGGAAAGAATATTCGAGGACCATTATCATGCAAACTTATATTGATGGGTTCATTAATCCTGAAGGATGGGCTCCATGGAATGGTAACTTTGCTCTAAACACGCTATTTTATGCAGAGTATCAGAACAAGGGACCTGGAGCAAACACTGACAAAAGGGTTAAGTGGGCTGGTTACAAGAGAAACATTTCACCACAGGAAGCTGAAAAATATGCTCCTGGTTACTTCATTGATCAAGATAGCTGGATTAAGAAGACTGGTATTTCCTATTGA